In the Nocardioides panaciterrulae genome, CAGGCCCTGCTCGCCGGCCACCTCCCGGGCCCGGGCGAGCACGTGCCGGTGTCCGAGGTGGACGCCGTCGAAGTTGCCGATGACGACGGCGGTCGGGCCCAGGTCGGCCGGGACCTCGTCGAGGGATCGCCACAGGTGCACGGCGAGAACACTACTGGCGGTGCTCAGACGAAGACCGCGGCCGCCCGTGCCTGGGCCCCGCGCGGCTCGTAGAGCGCGAGGAACTCGCCGTCCGGCGCGAAGACCGCCGTGAGCCCCGCGAGGTCGAGGTCGAGCGGCCGCCCGACCCGTACGTCGGCGGCGCCCGCGTCGTCGAGGTCGCGCACCGGGAAGGCGGACCGGGCCGCCTCCGCGATCGGGACCATCGCGAAGTGGTCCTCGAGCTCCTCCAGGGTGTGCGCGGCGGACAGGTCGTAGGGCCCGACGGCGGTACGCCGCAGCGCGGTCAGGTGCCCGCCCACGCCGAGCCGCGCCCCCGCGTCGCGCGCGACGGCGCGCACGTAGGTGCCGCTGGAGCAGCGCAGCGAGATCCGGACGTCGAGGCAGCCGCCCGCGGGCCGCAGGTCATGGACCTGCAGGTCGTGGATCGTGACCGGCCGGGCGGCGAGCTCGACCTGTTCGCCGTCCCGAACCCGCTGGTAGGCGCGCTTGCCGTCGACCTTGATGGCCGAGACCGCCGTCGGCACCTGCTCGATGTCGCCCACGAACTCCCCGAGCACCGCCCGGACGGCCGCCGGGTCCAGCCCCGCCGCCGGGGTGGTCGCGGTCGTCTCGCCCTCGGCGTCGTCGGTGGTCGTCGACTCGCCGAGCCGGACGGTGGCGTCGTAGGCCTTCTCGGTCAGCATCAGGTGCCCCAGCAGCCGGGTGGCGCGGTTCAGCCCGACCACGAGCACGCCGGTGGCCATCGGGTCGAGCGTGCCGGCGTGGCCGACCTTGCGGGTGCCGGCCAGCCGGCGGACCCGGGCGACCACCGCGTGGGAGGTCATCCCGGCGGGCTTGTCGACGACCACCAGCCCGGACCCGGCGACCTGGGCACTCACCGGCCGGCGTCGTCCTCGTCGGAGTCCGTGCGGCCGGCCGGGTCTCCGGCGACCTCGGCGTGCTCGTCAGCGTCCTCGTCGTCGTCCTCGCGGGGCTTGCGGTAGGGGTCGGTCTCCCCGGCGTACGCCGCGCTCGCACGCTGCGCCGCCACCTGCTCGTCGGCGGCCCGGGCCTTCGCGAGCACCTCGTCGAGGTGCCGGGCGGTCTCGGGCAGGGCGTCGTGGATGAAGGTCAGGCTCGGGACGTGGCGCATGCCCAGCTGCTTGCCGACCTCGGAGCGCAGCAGCCCCTTGGCCGACTCCAGCGCCGCCGCCGTGCCCTGCAGCGCGGCCTCCTCGGCACCGAACTCGCCGAGCACGGTGTAGAAGATCGTCGCCTGCTGGGTGTCACCGGAGACGCGGACGTCGGTGACCGTGACGAAGCCCAGGCGGGGGTCCTTGATCCGCCGCTCGAGCATCTCGGCCACGATGACCTGGATCCGGTCGGCGATCTTGCGCACCCGTGGGTTGCTCATGGTTCATTCCTACTCTTCGATGACGACCGGTCGAACCGCTGGTGCGGCGGACGGAGAGGCGGCCCGGCGAGGCCGGACCACGCTTCCCCTCCGCCGAAGGCGGCAGCAGCCTGGTTCGGCGGAAGGAAAGGCGGCCCGGCGAGGCCGGACCACGCTTCCCCTCCGCCGAGGGCGGCAGGAGCGTCAGCTCCTGGGGATCTCGCGCATCTCGAAGGCCTCCACGACATCGCCTTCCTTGATGTCCTGGAAGTTGCGGAGCACCAGACCACACTCGAAGCCCTCGCGGACCTCGGAGGCGTCGTCCTTCTCCCGCTTCAGGGAGGCCAGGTCGAGGTTGTCGGCCACGACGGCACCGTCCCGGATCACGCGTACCTTGGCGTTGCGCCGGATCACGCCACCGATGACCATGCAGCCGGCGATGTTGCCGATCTTCGACGAGCGGAAGATCGCGCGGATCTCCGCCTGACCGAGGGCCTGCTCCTCATACTCGGGCTTGAGCATGCCCTTGAGCGCCGCCTCGATCTCGTCGATCGCCTGGTAGATGACCGAGTAGTAGCGGATCTCGACGCCCTCCTTGTCGGCCATCTCCGTCGCCTTGCCCTGGGGCCGGACGTTGAAGCCGATGATGATGGCGTCGGAGGCCGCGGCCAGGTCGACGTTGGTCTCGGTGATCGCACCGACACCGCGGTCGATGACCCGGATGCCGACCTCGTCACCGACGTCGATCTTGGCCAGCGCGTCCTCGAGGGCCTCGACCGAACCCGACACGTCGCCCTTGAGGATGAGGTTGAGCTCCTGGCTCTCGCCCTTCTCCATGGAGGCCATGAAGTCCTCGAGCGTACGACGGACCCGGCGCTTGGCCTGCATGGCCGCACGCTCGCGCGCCTCACGCTTCTCGGCGATCTGGCGAGCCATCCGGTCATCGTCGACGACGATGAAGTTCTGGCCCGCACCCGGCACGGCGCTCAGGCCGAGGACCATCGCCGGACGCGACGGGTCGGCGACACTGAGCTCGTTGCCGTGCTCGTCGAGCATCGCGCGGACCCGGCCGTGGGCCGGACCGGCGACGATCGAGTCGCCCACGTGCAGCGTGCCGCGCTGGACCAGCACCGTCGCCACCGGACCACGACCGCGGTCGAGGTGCGCCTCGACGACGAGGCCCTGGGCGTCCTGGTCGGGGTTGGCCCGCAGGTCCAGGGACGCGTCGGCGGTGAGCACGACGGCCTCGAGCAGCTTGTCGAGGTTCAGCTCGGACTTGGCCGAGACGTCGACGAACATCGCGTCGCCGCCGTACTCCTCGGGGATCAGGCCGTACTCGGTCAGCTGGCCACGCACCTTGGTCGGGTCCGCGTCCGGCTTGTCGATCTTGTTGACCGCCACCACGATCGGCACGTTGGCCGCCTTGGCGTGGTTGAGCGCCTCGATCGTCTGCGGCATCACACCGTCGTCGGCCGCGACCACGAGGATCGCGATGTCGGTGGCCTGCGCACCACGGGCACGCATGGCGGTGAACGCCTCGTGACCGGGGGTGTCGATGAAGGTGATGCGGCGGTCCTCGCCGTCGACCTCGGTCTGCACCTGGTAGGCACCGATGTGCTGGGTGATGCCACCGGCCTCCTTGGCGACGACGTTGGCCTTGCGCAGCGCGTCGAGGAGCTTGGTCTTTCCGTGGTCGACGTGACCCATGACCGTGACGACCGGGGGCCGCACGACCAGGTCGGACTCGTCGCCCTCGTCCTCACCGAACTCGATGTCGAAGGACTCGAGCAGCTCGCGGTCCTCGTCCTCGGGGGAGACGACCTGGACGATGTAGTTGAGCTCCTCGCCGATCAGCTGCAGGGTCTCCTCGTTGACCGACTCGGTCGCGGTGACCATCTCGCCGAGGCTGAACAGCATCTGCACCAGCTGGGCCGGCTCGACGTTGATCTTCTCGGCGAAGTCGGTCAGCGACGCCCCGCGGGGCAGCCGGACGATCTCGCCGTCGCCCTTGCGGACGCGCACGCCCCCGATCGTCGGGGCCTGCATCGCCTCGAACTCCTGGCGACGCGCCCGCTTCGACTTGCGACCGCGGCGCGACGGGCCGCCGGGACGACCGAACGCGCCCTGGGTCTGGCCACGCTGGCCGGGGCGACCGCCACCGGGACGACCGCCACCGCTGGGACCGAACCCACCGGGACGACCGCCACCACCGGGACCGCCGGCGCCACCACGAGCGGGGGCACCACCACGACCGGGGGCGCCACCACGACCGGGGGCACCCGGACGACCGCCGGGCGCACGGCCACCGGGACCGGTGCCGAACGCGGCGGGCGACTTCGGCATCATCGCCGGGTTGGGGCGCGGCATGCCGGGACGCCCGGGGGCGCCACCGTCACGCCCGGCCGGCGGACGCGGCGGGCGCTGGTCGCCACCGGCACCAGCACCGGCACCAGCGCCAGCACCGGCACCGCCCTGGGGACGGTCGCTGGGCGCCGGACGACGGCCCATGCCCTGGCTGGACGCGAACGGGTTGTTGCCCGGACGCGGCGAGCCGGGTCGACCGACCGGAC is a window encoding:
- the truB gene encoding tRNA pseudouridine(55) synthase TruB codes for the protein MSAQVAGSGLVVVDKPAGMTSHAVVARVRRLAGTRKVGHAGTLDPMATGVLVVGLNRATRLLGHLMLTEKAYDATVRLGESTTTDDAEGETTATTPAAGLDPAAVRAVLGEFVGDIEQVPTAVSAIKVDGKRAYQRVRDGEQVELAARPVTIHDLQVHDLRPAGGCLDVRISLRCSSGTYVRAVARDAGARLGVGGHLTALRRTAVGPYDLSAAHTLEELEDHFAMVPIAEAARSAFPVRDLDDAGAADVRVGRPLDLDLAGLTAVFAPDGEFLALYEPRGAQARAAAVFV
- the rbfA gene encoding 30S ribosome-binding factor RbfA; its protein translation is MSNPRVRKIADRIQVIVAEMLERRIKDPRLGFVTVTDVRVSGDTQQATIFYTVLGEFGAEEAALQGTAAALESAKGLLRSEVGKQLGMRHVPSLTFIHDALPETARHLDEVLAKARAADEQVAAQRASAAYAGETDPYRKPREDDDEDADEHAEVAGDPAGRTDSDEDDAGR
- the infB gene encoding translation initiation factor IF-2, with protein sequence MAKTRVHELAKQYGVESKFVLEKLKEMGEFVKSASSTVEPPVEMRFKKEFGEQLKAAGASAPSETPAPQQQAEAAPAPKPAAAKPAAAKPSAPAAEQPAAEKPAERPAAPAPTPEAPEAPAAAAPAAAAPAPRAPSAPRPGPKPAPAPAPAPAAEKPTPPAQPEAPAAKATPSAPAPKAPAPRPVGRPGSPRPGNNPFASSQGMGRRPAPSDRPQGGAGAGAGAGAGAGGDQRPPRPPAGRDGGAPGRPGMPRPNPAMMPKSPAAFGTGPGGRAPGGRPGAPGRGGAPGRGGAPARGGAGGPGGGGRPGGFGPSGGGRPGGGRPGQRGQTQGAFGRPGGPSRRGRKSKRARRQEFEAMQAPTIGGVRVRKGDGEIVRLPRGASLTDFAEKINVEPAQLVQMLFSLGEMVTATESVNEETLQLIGEELNYIVQVVSPEDEDRELLESFDIEFGEDEGDESDLVVRPPVVTVMGHVDHGKTKLLDALRKANVVAKEAGGITQHIGAYQVQTEVDGEDRRITFIDTPGHEAFTAMRARGAQATDIAILVVAADDGVMPQTIEALNHAKAANVPIVVAVNKIDKPDADPTKVRGQLTEYGLIPEEYGGDAMFVDVSAKSELNLDKLLEAVVLTADASLDLRANPDQDAQGLVVEAHLDRGRGPVATVLVQRGTLHVGDSIVAGPAHGRVRAMLDEHGNELSVADPSRPAMVLGLSAVPGAGQNFIVVDDDRMARQIAEKREARERAAMQAKRRVRRTLEDFMASMEKGESQELNLILKGDVSGSVEALEDALAKIDVGDEVGIRVIDRGVGAITETNVDLAAASDAIIIGFNVRPQGKATEMADKEGVEIRYYSVIYQAIDEIEAALKGMLKPEYEEQALGQAEIRAIFRSSKIGNIAGCMVIGGVIRRNAKVRVIRDGAVVADNLDLASLKREKDDASEVREGFECGLVLRNFQDIKEGDVVEAFEMREIPRS